One genomic window of Clostridium taeniosporum includes the following:
- the fliB gene encoding flagellin lysine-N-methylase encodes MKKNVRMIYPSYIDKFQCIGGKCEDNCCIGWDIDIDKETFKKYHKVTDETMKKMFQKNVHNNKYCTNKDLDYGRIKLNEAKRCPFLDDENYCLIQGKFGEDYISSVCTQFPRVLNKVDDHYEICLDSACPEAARIILGSKEKIEFKESEKNLGKYTMTGILDTRSSEFKDTPIEYFKEIREFSIKIMQDRNLNFSSRLYVLGDFLNELEDIESNKIKEFISKYDIETEAKYYKRESMNYALQVSFFKNVVDSLDIVNESDSDKLKRYTKELLQGYNIKNNQDIIENKEEYIEAFEKYTKEYIENNSYIFENYIVNFIYNNLFPFSESDFMFEGYIMLLFRYSLMRFYLVGKYIYNGKDSVEDMLEFIQIFVKAVEHDKNYRSEILEYIKENSFDNMEFAKMLL; translated from the coding sequence ATGAAGAAAAATGTTAGAATGATATATCCATCATATATAGATAAGTTTCAGTGTATTGGAGGAAAATGTGAAGATAACTGTTGCATTGGATGGGATATAGATATTGATAAAGAAACATTTAAAAAATATCATAAAGTCACAGATGAAACAATGAAAAAGATGTTCCAAAAAAATGTTCATAACAATAAATATTGTACTAATAAAGATTTAGATTATGGAAGAATTAAATTAAATGAAGCAAAAAGATGTCCCTTTTTAGATGATGAAAATTACTGTTTGATTCAAGGAAAATTTGGTGAAGATTATATTTCTAGTGTTTGTACTCAATTTCCTAGAGTACTAAATAAAGTAGATGATCATTATGAGATATGCCTTGATTCAGCATGTCCAGAGGCAGCAAGAATTATTCTTGGAAGTAAAGAGAAAATAGAATTTAAGGAAAGTGAAAAGAACTTAGGTAAGTATACTATGACAGGTATACTTGATACTAGATCATCTGAATTTAAAGATACACCTATAGAGTATTTTAAAGAGATACGAGAATTCTCAATAAAAATAATGCAAGATAGAAATTTAAATTTCAGTTCTAGATTATATGTTCTAGGTGATTTTTTAAATGAGCTAGAAGATATAGAAAGTAATAAAATAAAAGAATTTATAAGTAAATATGACATAGAAACTGAAGCTAAGTATTATAAAAGAGAGAGTATGAATTATGCGCTTCAGGTTTCGTTTTTTAAGAATGTAGTTGATTCTTTAGATATAGTAAATGAAAGTGATAGTGATAAATTAAAAAGGTACACTAAAGAACTTTTACAGGGATATAATATTAAAAATAATCAGGATATAATTGAAAATAAGGAAGAATATATAGAGGCATTTGAAAAATATACAAAGGAGTATATAGAAAACAACAGTTACATATTTGAAAATTATATAGTTAATTTTATATATAATAATTTATTCCCTTTTTCAGAAAGCGATTTTATGTTTGAAGGATATATTATGCTTTTATTTAGATATTCATTAATGAGATTTTATCTAGTTGGGAAATACATATACAATGGAAAAGATTCTGTAGAAGATATGTTAGAGTTTATTCAAATATTTGTAAAAGCAGTAGAGCACGATAAGAACTACAGAAGTGAAATTTTAGAATACATTAAAGAAAATAGTTTTGATAATATGGAATTTGCAAAAATGCTTTTGTAA
- a CDS encoding MrcB family domain-containing protein has protein sequence MNDLCNDIIFIIKSYDLYSKHALELENIKYKFDNVCVELNKYFKEYEIEYNTIKGKPHIPFIPLFAIRNPKYSKYMTQGIYVALLIKRNEGIYISLNQGTENKAERCILNDKNTYRRKVNDKIASYGIEYKNNLIDEINLTNNICGNLKRPRSYEQGNIKAVFYDIDKLEKYPEKFLRDIIWFIELYRKVLDG, from the coding sequence ATGAATGATTTATGTAATGACATAATTTTTATTATAAAAAGCTATGATTTGTATTCTAAGCATGCTTTGGAATTAGAAAATATAAAATATAAATTTGATAATGTATGTGTTGAATTAAATAAATACTTTAAAGAGTACGAAATAGAATATAATACTATAAAAGGTAAACCACATATACCATTTATACCTCTATTTGCAATAAGAAATCCAAAGTATTCTAAATATATGACACAGGGAATATATGTGGCATTATTAATAAAGCGAAATGAGGGAATCTATATTTCTTTAAATCAAGGAACAGAAAATAAGGCAGAACGTTGTATATTAAATGATAAAAATACATATAGGCGTAAAGTAAATGATAAAATAGCATCTTATGGAATTGAATATAAGAACAATTTAATTGACGAGATAAATTTAACAAATAATATATGTGGAAATTTAAAAAGACCAAGATCATATGAACAAGGAAATATAAAAGCTGTTTTTTACGATATAGATAAATTAGAAAAATATCCGGAAAAATTTTTGCGAGATATAATATGGTTTATAGAATTGTATAGAAAGGTATTGGATGGTTAA
- a CDS encoding OB-fold-containig protein, which yields MNELIKNALTGVNIIPTVILGLVLLYWITVIIGVIDLDLLEFDFQVDSHAEVFQGILVFLNLGEIPFMVVLSILSLVFWILSMMLYRLPVEPGGFINGLLLIPTLIISLLITKIITKPLKVLFKRDYEEEIAQEGGVVGQLVILVSNIKEGRLGQGEIERDGASLLINVKAENEEDVFEKHEEAYVYRKDDDKNIYYIIKIKE from the coding sequence ATGAATGAATTGATAAAAAATGCTTTAACAGGTGTGAATATTATACCTACCGTAATATTAGGATTAGTTTTATTGTACTGGATAACTGTAATTATAGGTGTAATTGACTTGGACTTATTAGAGTTTGATTTTCAGGTAGATAGCCATGCTGAGGTCTTTCAGGGAATATTAGTTTTTCTAAATTTAGGGGAGATACCTTTTATGGTGGTTTTAAGTATTTTGTCTTTAGTTTTTTGGATTTTATCAATGATGTTATATAGATTACCAGTAGAGCCTGGGGGATTTATAAATGGTTTATTGTTAATTCCAACATTAATAATTAGTTTATTAATTACTAAGATAATAACAAAACCACTTAAGGTATTGTTTAAAAGAGATTATGAAGAGGAGATAGCTCAGGAAGGAGGCGTAGTTGGACAGCTAGTAATCTTGGTATCAAATATTAAGGAGGGGCGATTAGGTCAAGGGGAAATAGAAAGAGATGGAGCTTCTTTGTTAATAAATGTAAAAGCTGAAAATGAAGAGGATGTCTTTGAAAAACATGAAGAAGCATACGTTTATAGAAAAGATGATGATAAAAATATTTATTATATTATAAAAATTAAGGAGTGA
- a CDS encoding flotillin has protein sequence MSYETQVLLSSIVAVVIIVGGLLAMFAKFYRKIDQGKVIVRNGVRGPVVSFGGIFVLPILHKHEVMDISVKRVEIARVGKDGLICKDNLRADIRVAFFVRVNQTREDVLKVAQLLGCAKASDPTTLMEFFDAKFSEALKTVGKKFEFVQLYTERETFKNEILQIIGTDLNGYVLDDAAIDYLEQTDIKLLNSNNILDAEGIKKITELTAEQLILANQIERDREKTIKKQDVSAREAILELEKQNAEAEAKQQKEISIVNSRETTEAEKVRQEERYKAEMARVKSDEEIEVAEQNKERQVIIAMKSKESTEAVEAERVDKKKLLERTEKEKLVELATIDKQKEVEVEKKNIQTIIRERVAVEKETVIEEEKIKDTRVLAEANRVKSVAIKKAEEEAETKLIIEVKTAEASKEAAERIAEKTIIDADAKYKASQKEADAVKVLADANIQDEATSGIAEAKVIEAKSAAEAKAIEARALAQAKGDSAMVEVKEKEGTVEADILKKKYIAEADGIKEKATSMKALDEAGREHEEFKLKLEKEKEIDLANIHIQKEIAESQASVIREALKAAKIDIVGGETMFFDQIIGSVTKGKSYDRLVNNSDVLTDIKKTFITGDAEYFKKQLGDFMDRFNLTSEDIKNLSIAGAINKMMSNSQGTDKMALSKLLETVNKAGVANLPAKTIEFAHKQGE, from the coding sequence ATGTCTTATGAAACGCAAGTTTTATTAAGTAGTATTGTGGCAGTAGTAATTATTGTTGGTGGATTATTAGCTATGTTTGCTAAGTTTTATCGTAAGATTGATCAAGGAAAAGTTATTGTAAGAAATGGTGTAAGAGGGCCAGTAGTATCTTTTGGGGGGATTTTTGTATTACCTATACTACATAAACACGAAGTTATGGATATTTCAGTTAAGAGAGTTGAAATAGCTAGAGTGGGTAAAGATGGATTAATTTGCAAAGATAATTTAAGAGCAGATATAAGAGTTGCATTTTTTGTTAGAGTTAATCAAACAAGAGAAGATGTATTAAAGGTAGCTCAATTATTAGGTTGTGCAAAGGCATCAGATCCAACAACTTTAATGGAATTTTTTGATGCTAAGTTTTCAGAAGCGTTAAAAACAGTAGGTAAGAAGTTTGAATTTGTTCAACTTTATACTGAAAGAGAAACTTTTAAAAATGAGATTCTTCAAATAATTGGTACAGATTTAAATGGTTATGTTTTAGATGATGCAGCTATAGACTATCTTGAGCAAACTGATATTAAGCTATTAAATAGTAATAACATTTTAGATGCAGAAGGTATTAAGAAAATAACTGAACTTACTGCAGAACAACTTATTTTAGCAAATCAAATTGAAAGAGATAGAGAAAAGACTATTAAGAAGCAAGACGTATCAGCAAGAGAAGCTATATTAGAGCTTGAAAAGCAAAATGCAGAGGCTGAAGCTAAGCAACAAAAAGAGATTTCAATTGTAAATTCAAGAGAAACGACAGAGGCTGAAAAGGTAAGACAAGAAGAAAGATATAAGGCTGAAATGGCAAGAGTTAAGTCTGATGAAGAAATTGAAGTTGCTGAGCAAAATAAAGAAAGACAAGTTATTATTGCAATGAAGTCAAAGGAAAGCACTGAAGCAGTTGAAGCTGAAAGAGTAGATAAGAAAAAACTACTTGAAAGAACAGAAAAAGAAAAGCTTGTAGAGCTTGCCACTATTGATAAGCAAAAAGAAGTTGAAGTAGAAAAGAAAAATATTCAAACAATTATTAGAGAAAGAGTGGCAGTTGAGAAGGAGACTGTTATTGAAGAAGAAAAGATTAAGGATACTCGTGTTCTTGCAGAGGCTAACAGAGTTAAGTCTGTAGCTATTAAAAAGGCAGAGGAAGAGGCAGAAACTAAGCTTATCATTGAAGTTAAAACTGCAGAGGCATCTAAAGAAGCAGCAGAGAGAATTGCAGAAAAAACTATTATTGATGCAGATGCTAAGTATAAGGCATCACAAAAAGAAGCAGATGCAGTTAAGGTTCTTGCAGATGCTAATATTCAAGATGAAGCTACTTCAGGTATAGCAGAAGCTAAGGTTATTGAAGCTAAATCAGCTGCAGAGGCTAAGGCTATTGAGGCTAGAGCATTAGCACAAGCTAAGGGTGATAGTGCAATGGTTGAAGTTAAGGAGAAGGAAGGAACAGTGGAAGCTGATATCTTAAAGAAGAAATACATAGCAGAGGCTGATGGAATTAAGGAAAAAGCTACTAGTATGAAGGCTCTTGATGAAGCTGGTAGAGAACATGAAGAATTTAAGCTTAAACTTGAAAAAGAAAAAGAAATTGATCTTGCAAATATTCATATTCAAAAAGAAATTGCAGAATCTCAAGCATCAGTTATTAGAGAAGCTCTTAAGGCAGCTAAAATCGATATTGTTGGTGGAGAAACAATGTTCTTTGACCAAATTATTGGTTCAGTAACAAAGGGTAAATCATATGATCGCCTAGTTAATAATAGTGATGTTCTTACAGACATTAAAAAAACATTTATAACTGGTGATGCTGAGTACTTTAAGAAACAATTAGGTGACTTTATGGATAGGTTTAATTTAACATCAGAGGATATTAAGAATCTTTCAATTGCAGGTGCTATTAATAAGATGATGAGTAATTCACAAGGTACAGATAAAATGGCATTAAGTAAGCTATTAGAAACAGTAAATAAGGCAGGCGTAGCTAATTTACCAGCAAAAACTATAGAATTTGCACATAAACAAGGAGAATAG